From one Brachypodium distachyon strain Bd21 chromosome 4, Brachypodium_distachyon_v3.0, whole genome shotgun sequence genomic stretch:
- the LOC100828238 gene encoding 3-hydroxy-3-methylglutaryl-coenzyme A reductase 3, with amino-acid sequence MAVEVLRRVPAPRGGAVGAQRREERARVQAGDALPLPIRHTNLIFSALFAASLAYLMRRWREKIRSSTPLHVVGLTEIFAICGLVASLIYLLSFFGIAFVQSVVSNSDDEEEDFLIASGAGCSQAPPPPAPAPCALLGSPGAGPEKMPAEDEDIVAEVVAGKIPSYVLETRLGDCRRAAGIRREALRRITGREIDGLPLDGFDYASILGQCCEMPVGYVQLPVGVAGPLVLDGRRLYVPMATTEGCLVASTNRGCKAIAESGGASSVVFRDGMTRAPVARFPSARRAAELKGFLENPANFDTLSVVFNRSSRFARLQGVKCAMAGRNLYMRFTCSTGDAMGMNMVSKGVQNVLDYLQDDFPDMDVVSISGNFCSDKKSAAVNWIEGRGKSVVCEAIIREEVVKKVLKTNVQSLVELNVIKNLAGSAVAGALGGFNAHASNIVTAIFIATGQDPAQNVESSQCITMLEAVNDGRDLHISVTMPSIEVGTVGGGTQLASQSACLDLLGVKGANRESPGSNARLLATVVAGAVLAGELSLISAQAAGHLVQSHMKYNRSSKDMSKAAC; translated from the exons ATGGCTGTGGAGGTTCTCCGCAGGGTTCCCGCCCCTCGCGGCGGTGCGGTTGGAGCGCAGCGCAGGGAGGAGAGGGCGAGGGTGCAGGCCGGGgacgcgctgccgctgccgatCCGGCACACCAACCTGATCTTCTCCGCGCTCTTCGCCGCGTCGCTGGCGTACCTgatgcggcggtggcgggagaaGATCCGCTCCTCTACGCCCCTCCACGTGGTCGGCCTCACCGAGATCTTCGCCATCTGCGGCCTCGTCGCCTCGCTCATCTACCTCCTCAGCTTCTTCGGGATCGCCTTCGTGCAGTCCGTCGTGTCAAacagcgacgacgaggaggaggacttcCTCATCGCCTCCGGCGCGGGCTGCTCCCaggcgccgcccccgccggcgcccgcgccgTGCGCCCTGCTGGGGAGCCCAGGCGCCGGGCCGGAGAAAATGCCGGCGGAGGACGAGGATATCGTCGCCGAGGTCGTCGCGGGGAAAATCCCGTCCTACGTGCTGGAGACCAGGCTGGGCGACTGCCGGCGGGCCGCTGGGATCCGCCGCGAGGCGCTGCGCCGGATCACGGGGAGGGAGATCGATGGGCTCCCGCTCGACGGGTTCGACTACGCGTCGATTCTCGGCCAGTGCTGCGAGATGCCGGTGGGGTACGTGCAGCTGCCCGTGGGCGTCGCTGGACCGCTCGTGCTCGACGGCCGCCGGCTCTACGTTCCGATGGCGACCACCGAGGGCTGCCTCGTCGCTAGCACGAACCGCGGATGCAAGGCCATTGCCGAGTCCGGCGGCGCTTCCAGCGTCGTTTTCCGGGACGGGATGACCCGCGCCCCCGTCGCCCGTTTCCCgtccgcccgccgcgccgccgagctcaAGGGCTTCTTGGAGAACCCGGCCAATTTCGACACGCTGTCCGTGGTTTTTAACAG ATCAAGCAGATTCGCAAGGCTGCAGGGTGTCAAGTGCGCGATGGCAGGGAGGAACTTGTACATGAGGTTCACCTGCAGCACGGGGGACGCCATGGGGATGAACATGGTCTCCAAGGGCGTCCAAAACGTGCTGGATTACCTTCAGGATGACTTCCCTGACATGGATGTCGTCAGCATCTCAG GCAATTTTTGTTCTGATAAGAAATCAGCTGCTGTAAATTGGATTGAGGGTCGTGGAAAGTCTGTGGTTTGTGAGGCAATAATCAGAGAGGAAGTTGTCAAAAAGGTTCTCAAGACCAACGTTCAGTCACTCGTCGAGTTGAATGTGATCAAGAACCTTGCCGGCTCAGCCGTTGCTGGAGCTCTTGGGGGTTTCAATGCCCATGCGAGCAACATTGTAACTGCCATCTTTATTGCCACTGGTCAGGATCCTGCACAGAATGTGGAGAGCTCTCAGTGTATCACAATGTTGGAAGCTGTAAATGATGGCAGAGACCTTCACATCTCGGTTACTATGCCATCTATCGAG GTGGGCACAGTTGGTGGAGGCACGCAGCTGGCCTCACAGTCCGCTTGCTTGGACCTACTTGGCGTGAAAGGGGCAAACAGGGAATCTCCAGGATCAAATGCTAGGCTGCTGGCCACGGTGGTGGCTGGTGCGGTCCTAGCTGGGGAGCTTTCCCTTATCTCTGCTCAAGCTGCCGGCCATCTGGTCCAGAGCCACATGAAATACAACAGATCCAGCAAGGATATGTCCAAGGCCGCTTGCTGA